GGTGACTGGTTAAAAATTAAGCAAAATGTGTTCAGAATAAAGGCCTCAAGCTGAAAGGTATTCGTATGGGAGGATCATATGGCACTCCTTGAAGTGAAAAATCTAACGAAAGCGTTTGGTGGACTCATGGCGGTCAATAATGTCACCTTTCATTTAAATGAAGGAGAAATCATGGGCCTTATTGGGCCTAACGGCTCAGGAAAAACAACCATTTTTAATTGTATCAACAACTACTACCCCATTACATCCGGTGATGTTCTTTTCAAAGGACAAAGTATTAAGGGATTAAAAACCTACAAGATCTGCCACCTGGGTATTGGCCGGACCTTCCAGGTTGTCAAACCCCTATCCCGTATGACGGTTTTAGATAACGTAACAGCATCTGCTTTCTGCCGTGTAGGTACCATAAAAGAGGCGCGGGATGAGGCACTCAGGATTCTCGAATTCAGCGGTCTTATAGAACAGAAAGACAAACTAGCAAAAAGC
The Pseudomonadota bacterium genome window above contains:
- a CDS encoding ABC transporter ATP-binding protein; amino-acid sequence: MALLEVKNLTKAFGGLMAVNNVTFHLNEGEIMGLIGPNGSGKTTIFNCINNYYPITSGDVLFKGQSIKGLKTYKICHLGIGRTFQVVKPLSRMTVLDNVTASAFCRVGTIKEARDEALRILEFSGLIEQKDKLAKSLPIGGRKRLEIARALATKPDLLLLDETAAGLTPSELDEAIELIQRIRDNGTTILIVEHIMKVIMSISDRIHAINFGQTIAEGTPKEVANNPAVIEAYLGEAYAQG